The Mercenaria mercenaria strain notata chromosome 1, MADL_Memer_1, whole genome shotgun sequence nucleotide sequence TCGACTGTATGCTGACGAAAGTTCACTCGCCGTTAGTTCTGACAAGCTTGAATATATGGCATGATTTACACATGATATCAAATTGGGCTAAAATGACTAGTAAATTTTAATCCCCCTGAAACAGAAGTTATATTTTCTACTCTTGTCAAAAATAATATTGCCAGACCCGATGTACTTTTTGATAATGTTCAGCTCAATTATGTTCAAAATGGAGTTATATGATGATGGCACTTGGCGCACGTGTACACTGTTGTAGGGGATGAGAGGGGTGCGGTCTTGGAACGTGGCTGTTTCTTCAGAGCTTTGTCCTTGTTTTGATGTGCAGTACCACTTGTGTTTTTAAAACTCCATTAAACGATTATctcaataatttgtttttgtgtgtAAAGGTTATCGTTTAGTGTGAAAATAGTCCATATTTTATGCTATGGATATTTGGAAATGTATGGTatcttgataacatgttttgcGCTGAGTTAGCCATACATCGAATCCATTCCTTTCTATTTAAAACAATGTTCACCATTTAAGTTGAAAATGTAGAATCAAAACGCTATCAAAGAGATAACTCATTtgcttatttatatttatttacataaaagaaGGAAAAGGGGTTTTATTGCTTGTTTTAATTGCTTTCATTATGCTATTCACAATCGAGCCTTTACTGTGTTATTATCTACTTTCATAATTAATCTTTGTCATAATTAGTTAAATTATTAAATGGCCCATTACTGGAAAATAATTTCTGTCAATCTTCTTTCTAAATGTCAAAAAGTCATATTGACAACATATactaatttatattttgttgtgGTCAGACACTACAAGAAAGGATCTGACCAATGGTTCGATCCATCTCGCTCGGTGACCAATATTCCAAAATTACATGTGTTGGTTCTATTTTCATACCATACCACGCGTTTCATGGTTTACCAAACTGTAACTAAATATATTCTCAGAATCTAATTCTATTTTAGAAGAATGTAacaagatttgtactgaaatatgattatattttttcatgtatttagaATACACGATAAAGCTGTTGGTCTACAATGGCTGAATAAGGACACCGGAAAACGAAGAAAATCGATATAATTCGTCCGACCGGATGTTAACGTCTGTATGATAGTAGTTGACCACATATACACTCTGTCCCTTGTTAACCTGTTTGAAGATAAGAGAACATATCAAAATGTCAGTAAGCGTAGAAATCTATAGATATGAGTAAACGGTAACATCCATCTAACGACACTAGACAGCAAATAGAATGTTCataaagtttgtttcaaatccATTGATTTACAgcttctgttttaaaaaaaaacaatagcagAGCCGTGTGTTATTTTACGGTAAAACATTGTTGCGTTTACTGCAACGTTAAGTCTTACAATATTCATATCTTGTATAGGCATACTATGGAACCCCGGTGCGACATGCTTTTTATTTGCTTTCTGTTACATGCTTTTCGTGTTTTGCTctttgcattttacttttttctttttgctattgCCCGCGGATGgatatattatttataatacaGTCCACTGCTAAACTTAAAGCCGCTGCTAGAGAGCGCGAGGCTTGTTGcccatttcattacctttcatgaacagaatctgctattgttttgcttggttgcattctgtgcctACCAAGGAGGATCTTTTTATCGATTTTATTGCTTAAAACTTGCTTAACATAAATGATTCTATAGCTTTATGCAGATATGTACATTAAAAAATGCATgcaaaacgcaaaaagcaacGCACAAATAGCAAAACCCATGAAgcaaaacacaaacaacaaaaaGCAAGAATCAAGACgcaaaaataccaaaaatcaaaacGCTGAAAGAATAAAACATATCGTATCGTGATTTCGTAAAATGCAGACGATTCCACTGCTatagaaataaattcaaattattaccaattttatatctttaaaactgCTTTACGTTGATGTCTTTAAAGCTATAGGCAggtatcaaaaagtaaaatagcAAAAGACAAATAGTAAAACGCAAGAGGCAAAAAAAAAGAGCAAACAGCAAAACGCAGAAAACAAATAGCAAACAGCAATAAGCATGTCGCACCGAGATTCCAGTTTAGTTGCTCTTCAATAATTTTGTACTGATGCACctgtttcaaatgtttgccaGAGTCATACACGGGAAACTTATCAAAATATCGtggttaaatacaaaaaaaatgcaaaaacaaacgtGGTATACAACAAGCCGTCTAAAAAACTGAAGTACTCAAGTGAATTTCTGTTGAATACGCAAAACTATGGTTTTATCTATATAGTCAAAGAGGATGTAATGAGTGCTTCTAAAATCAACTTTATCATTCATACATCCAGAGATTCATTAAAAGTTTGGAgaatcaaaatttgtttttatatcacagaagttaaaaataaaacattttggttcTTTTTCTGGAAAATTCTCTTCGGAGCTAGCCCACAATGTTCACGATCATGAATACAGCTACAATTTTCGCAAACAACCATTTAGACCGTATACTGTTATACAATATACCTGTAAAACTGCAACGTTAACTGCCTGCTGATCGTGTCCAGCAGTAACAGGATCTGATATAGCATCGACGGTATTCTTCCCATCAAGGACCAGTTTGATATCAATTTCCGTCATTCCCAGCTGTGACACAACATAGCTAAACAAGTAGATGCCAGTAACCGGAGAGGTGAACACGTGAGTGTTTGTATTGAAGCTTCCGCCAATGTTTGTAACGACTTGGTTATAAGGTATGACTTGTTCAATGCCAATGTGTTGGATATCATGGTCTATGTACGCAGTAAAAGCTACCGCTTCCAGGATATTTTGTCGTTTTGCTGTAAGAGATATGTCACTTTTCAGCATGACAGTTTATACATAGGTTTTTGCATTTTTTGCGAAATATAACATCATAAGAGAggaatatattttttgaaaacggAGTTAGGGTGCATTCATGCACTAGTAAAATATGTAGAGATTTTTTCTGAACTTTTCAGATAATGGTTTATCAAATCTTATGATTAGATTAAAGCTCACATTTCAATGGATCCCACCATGTAGTATTTGTGACCTCGTGTTTGAAATCATCTGTTGACCAAATATGCTCTTTAACATTTTGTAGTTCCGCTTGCTGATAAGTTAACTTTTCTTGCAACTTTTGGTTAGCCAGATCGCACGTGAATACTTTTTTTCTGGTAAGCGTCAATTTTCTGTTCGAGTTTTCGTCTATGATTTTCCTCGGTTTCAAGTCGTTTCTCCAGACTCAAAATCCGCGAGTATATATTTTTCTCGGAAATAGCGAAATTCATCATCAAATTGAAAATTAACACTGTCAAAAATGCCATTTTATTCCCAGTTTACACACTGACAATCCTAACGTTATAAAATAACACTAATAAATTTTGTTCTCGCCTGATTTCAGTTTATAAAGACCTTGATATAGAATCGTGGTTGTAGATACAATACAATCTGTACTGAACAGGATTGTAAATTGACCGCATTAAAAATCAAGAACAAAGATATggaattttttagctcacctgaacacgaaGGTTCATTGGTCCGTTGTCCTTCCGTCCACAACTTCTTTAAAGAACATTTCCTCCTACACTACCAAGCAAATTTGAACCAAGCTTCACGGTGGTCCTCTTTCAGATTCCTTGAAATCAATATCATCCTAAATTCTGGTCGTCATACCAACCAGAAGGAAGAAAACATCAGAAATCTTCTCCTCAGAAAACACTCATCCATTTTCAAACTAATTTCGCAAAAAATGctccttttattttcttttttaaaaagaatggtTAAAAACATAACTGCGAGTTGGGGATGAGGGGAAGGTTTCACTCTATGACAAGAtggaaaacttttataaaaaatctCTTTTCCGAAATCGCtaactgatttcaaaacaatttcacaCAAGTGTTTTTCGGGTGACTTACTACCAAATTCCTTCTTCTAGTCATTGTGATTTGTCTACATTTATGGCCACCAGGGAGGCAGGGCtagttttatttatatgttaGTATGGAAAACTCTGAAATTCTTTATTGTATCTTTGATTGAGCGTATTGTCAAATACACTACCTGCCTGTAACGTAATCGACAATACAATTTGCATCCAGTAAGCAGACCAAAGTATGCCTGCTACGTTGATAACATCATGTAGATCTATATTACTAATATCCTTTAAATAAGTAGACAAGTAGTTGTAAAATGTTCGGACAATCTGATGATGTATACGAAGAGAACGAAGAAGTGTTGTTAGAAGTACGTGATGTGATCATTCTTGTTATCCTTTGTTGGAAAGAGCttatatttattcaaagaagCTTTTTTGATGCTTTTTGCAGTATTTTAACGTTTTACAAGGCTAATAGAAATTAATTGATTATGAATTACAAGCGCTTAGATGTCATACTGTTTCTTCCGATATAACTAGTATATCATTATGGTGATCAAGTAGGAGGATAATGTCAGTGCAAAGCGTATAAAGTTGACCGTGATTACAAGCCATAGTATGTCTTGTTGACTAATCAGTCGAAAAAAATATGTTCAGTGCTAACTACGAGGGGTGTTCCGAACGTTATGATACTAGAAGAAAGCAGACCTTTCTATTGACCTTTCTATCTTGCACATGATTTCGATATATTAGTATAAAGTTATGAGGATGGTATCATGTCATTCAGATCACCCTTCGTATAATATTTGGGCTAAATATCAAGTTAATAGACGTTTGTGCTGCTGGTCACATTTATCCGCTTTTCCAACAATACGAACGTCTACGCTTTTTACTTAAGGATGCAgtttaaaattagattttaaagGAGCTATGAAGCAGTTTATTGGTGCTTTAAAGTTTGCAAAAGTATGCCTTATATTGAGGGCTTTATCAAAGTTTGGCAGGTAGGTAAGCCAAATATGAGAGACCACTATATCAAAGGTATCGTATATATTTATTGATCTATTTACTAAATAATCTGAGTACACCTTGCAGCGTATTTTACTGCAACACGAAGAAAATATACATCAATTGTCTAACGGCTCGGGGTAAGTTTTTGTAACTATTATTTTTGCAGATTCATAAATGTTTATGTTCTGtacgaatatatatataaatataacttaGAAATGAAGTTGGACCTTTAAAATGCCTTGACGACAAATTAACGTGACAACACAGAATTGTATATTATACAGAATATctagataaaatgaaataacttgTAATCCCAAACTGTATCCACTTGCAATAAACTTCAgccttttaacagtttaaaaatacaAGTGTTGATATGACCAGTTCTTATTTTTGCGATCTTTAATGCTTTAAACTCATATTGAAGCGATAAGTTGATAGATTCTGTTTCTGCAACTGGGACATAGTTGGAAGAAGAGTAGTTAACCGGTTTAAACTTCCCAGCGGTgttttttgctactgaccgttccaatggCTTCCCCAGTGCGTCCATTAAAGTGTTTTTCCTCCTTGACTAttttgctctctctctctctctctctctctctctctctctctatatatatatatatatatatatacattgtatagtgTATTCATCTATAATGTACGCAATCGTACATGCACAcctgaaaggtttttttttaggGAGATTGTGTTATTTTTAACCATTGTCattgtattttttctaaattgaatCTGTATGAACTGCAGTTCCAATTTATTAATATCCTGATCATATTTATCCGAACGTTTTAATCTGTTTGTGTAGCAACGTCTGCCTTCAAAACTGTCGGTAGTGCAGCAACTTGATTTTTCTTTATCCTCCCTGTGATTGACTGTATGGTATTATGTTGGGTGGCAAGGACCGGGTTGCTCTGTTCAATCTCGATCTTCTTCATTATGGCCCATGCCTTGAAAAATGCACACAATTTTTATTATAGTGATCATGACTGCTAGTTCGCATTATCGCACTACAAGATTTTAGCACAATATAGTATGTGCAAGTTAAACGAAGTTGCCACTTTATTTCTCGGCGATAGATGACCTTTTTGTgacggttcgccgtaaaacccaactcattcattcttTTGTTGCCACTTTATTTAGCaacttaatattatttttttacaatctGCCAGGAGATTACGACAGTCATATGTATAATAAATTCACGATGTACTGAAAAAAGGCTAGAACGTTGCAAGGAAAGAAAAGAAGTTGTGCTCTTCGACGGAATCATTATGATGTCCGAGTAATGGTAAAGGTACACTTTGGCGCTGTGTCTTCTGTTTCAGAGGCGATCAGGCTTCTGTGTAAAAAACATCATATGGAATGCGCTTCTCATACAAGTACATCATAACAAAGACACTGACTCAACCAGTTCTAATTTAATAGCTGTGGAACGTTGCATTAGTGCTATCTACATTATATACACAATCGCTGCAATATTTACAGCTGGACACAAAGAAAAGACAGCACCCGCTTTTTCATGAGATATTTGTTGCTACAGTTGGCCTAAGTATGCTGCCAGAATTAGTACTAAGGCGGCATTATAAGTTGCGAAATTTATGAATAGAGACTAAAGTTATAGTCGAAAACCTCACagtcaaaatgtttaattaattcgtaaaacactaaataaaaggtaaaatttcGTATGCAACAAGCAAGCAAGACAGGAAGCTTGAAGTAAAATACAACACTAATAGCAATCACGCACATAGCTAATGCACAATATCGTACCAATCCATACCTTTGGTCCAAAAATAATGAGAAGTGTAAATGTGGCATACACCTGTGGCTGTGCAAACTGGAATAATAGCATATAGTCTGGGCCAATAACTGAGATGAACAAACGCCTGAAacaaaaaatttagaaataatgtattttatatcttGCTTCCCCCATGTTTCCTGCATTTCTGTGAGTCTTTAGACGACACGTGCCGACCCGATGTATTTATCTGGTGAGTGAGtatcagaaatgaattttgtttaaacaaaattgttgcCGCATTATTGATTTAGTTATTGGTAAGATAACATTGTTACATGGTTTATTGATgacaaataatattataatattcttaCGGATTGAATAAaggtgaaaataaataaatatgctaACTCGGCTCTATATATTGTTCCGCACTATATGTATCCAACAACACAAATAGCtaattaaaaacaataaacattaaGATGCTTAAAAAACACGTTTCGTATGGAATTAAAGAAACCTACGACATAAATGACATGACATTTCCAAGAATGATAGCATTGTAGACAGCCCAGGTAATATGTTTGCTCTCGTTGAAATGGGCTGGGGCTTTACGTACTGTAAAACATAGGTATACACCATACAACAGGAACACTATCTCAGCTGAAATGTAGATCgatagttttctttttatatacaaaCTGAAACAGTACAAATCAATTCGTAATCGAAAGACAAATTGGGCAAACCAAACTGATGTTGATTAATGATCGTTTTATAGCCATACTCCCGGATACTCTCTAACATAAACTGTATAAGTGTATAAAGTTATAGATCTAGGTAACATTGAACAGAAGTGTTTTTATTGTATAAAGTTATCTATGTAATTCTATAAAGTATACCTCCAATCAAAGCATACTGCCACGGCCCAAACTCGCAAATAAAAAACTTCAGGTCCTCTGATGTTTTCAATGTTTCGATTTTAGGTGGCTGGCTAGCGTTCCAAGCACTCAGGACAGCGACCACAAGCAGAAGAAGCAGACAAAATCGTTGTAAAAGTATCTTATCCGGTAGCCGTACCCGCTTGTGTGTTCCGACAGTGAATATCATagaaattctaaaaaaataatttgaaaaggacaatttacagtttttttttgtaccagGAAAATATTCAAGCGTTTTCCTTTAGAACaaaatcatatgagccgtgccatagtggggtttgcgaccagcatgaatcctgaccagactgtgcggagaaaccgttagcgaacagcatggatcctgaccagactgcgcggatgcatgttggtcgcaaacccactatgctggttttctcatggcacggctcatatacagcTGAAATTTgatatctcaaactcgcttatctcaaaatccTGGATATCACAAAGACATTTCTAAGTCCCGCGTCAAAAACCGTGACgtgcataaaatatcattttagtcgaacttcggttatctcgaagtaaataTGAGATACCGAGCCCCAACTGTATCTAGTACATGTGTATAAGTATTGCAATAAAGCTACTATATTGGTCGTTTATTTCACTGTTTTAATGTGAAATCTATAAACAAGATTGGGGTAACCGACCGTCGATGTTATAGccaatttaataattttattatttttctatgtTCTGTATCAGCATCGATTAAATTAAAGTGAAATTATACAGGCAATGATGTATGAtttctaattattttcttattttatcgaTTTTTTGTATCCGATTACATAGTATATTTGGTGAAAAGCAATTTTTATCTGATTAGAATGAAAGGTTTTAAATATGCCATCGTTTAATTAGCTATAACCTATAGCTTAATGTAGTTATCTTATATTTTGTCTTCATTAAGAATATCTTAACGACTGGTAATGACAGACACCATTGCCTTATGAAACACGACTTAAATAGAAATTGTTTGCTATATATATGTAGGTAATTAGAAAGAGGTGTTCACGCAAATGATGACCTTGGTCATCATGAGGACAAAGAACAGTATATTAGAGAAACACTTCTCCAATAGCTTTTAAGGTAGAAACATTTAGATGGTTTTAAATTAGTCACGCATTACAACATTTTTTGGTAAAATAATCTCTTTTGCAAATGGTCACAAGTTTAAGTCGAGACCCTGCACATTTATTATGCAGATGGACAGAGGAAGACTGCATACGGTTTGGTCTTTGATTGCGTTCTACAAGACAGGTGGTGGACTGAATGGTCATCAGTCGGACTGAACTGCTGTGATATATCGTTTTCTTCAAGCCCCTAATGGTGTTTCAGTTGTTTGCTAAGGCTAACTCACTGAGTACATATGTGTGGGTACACGGTTCTCTAAGCCTTTAAAAGAATTTTATGCGAGCATGTTTGTGGTTTGCATATCGTGTCTTTTGTCATCATTACATGGGTTTGGCTTTCACCTTGaggaattttgtttcatttacattataattaagCTTTTGAACGTACCATTAACCTATTTATTCTCACCACAGAACGTTCAAAGATGGTACCAAAGGTGTCCCTTTCGTCTTTATCATATAGTTACTCTGTTATAGGGTTTTGGTTTGAATGGGGCTGGGATGATTTGGGTGGTGAGTGGGTAGGGGGCTACGTGGATAGAAGGCTACGTGTTTTGGAACGTGGGTTTTCATACAGGATATATTTCCTTATTTTTCTATTGACGAAGCATATCGTGGTCGCATATAATTCAAACCATTAGTTCACTAGCTATAAAACAAAGCTTAATATCTTGTTGTACGCAGCCAAGATATTTCGATTTTTTTATTCCGCGTATGTCATGCGTACCTCCATGTCTTCAAGACGAGAGAGCCATACATAACGAAGAAACCCAGGTGACGTGGCCAAATACGGATGCTGCATGTTGTGATAGAACTTTCTGGATAATGCAGGAAAAACtgtatagaaaaaaatagttaaagGATAAAAGTGCATGCCTATTTTCTATTGGTCAGTGTTTGATGAACACAGGTTGTTTTATGAACACaggtaaagaaagaaatatttactaTGGTATCAATTACCTTTCTGACAGTGTTATACCTGATAAAAGCAAAACACTGTAAGAACTGACATAAATGTTAGAAAAGTATATCTTTTATATGTACAGTAAGTTTTGAACTGAAATGCCGTTATTCATTTACATGGCCAATTACACATTATTTTATAGATTGTCACATTTACATAATCTAATTATATACCAAAACAAATCATCGTTTCCAAAATTTAAGAAATCTTCGGAAGTTACAGGCTATATCAGGCTTTAAAAGTacgaaaaacataattttatgacaACGGGTAATGAAGCTTCTTCAGACCATTCTAACAGATAAGAGTTGTATAAATATcgtgatacatgtatttcatcctCGTTATATCACGTGACCAGTACAATTGTACCTGAGTACAAATCAGCACGCCTCCAAGGCACATGAGTTCAAGGAAAATTGGACTTGCTGACTTCATTACCTGAAACGAAAACATATAATCTGTAAAACGTCTTAAGAAGCTTATGATGATACAAACATACCTTTCATAACAGTGTTTTAGTGCAAATAGCTTACGTTGTAACCAGTTTTACTTGTTTTGTGTGTGCAAGTCACCTAGTTAAGCTCCTAGactatgaaatatcattttttaattttttgtttttaaaattgtgaatgtagccagtatatatcaaatgtccaatatcatgataataatATTACCATTTCATTTCTGTATAAATACGTTCCTACAGCAATACCAACTATTCCCGCAATTAGCTTATGTAGCTTCAGTGCTGACCTTACCGTTTCATTTCTGTATAAATACGTTCCTTCAGCAATACCAACTATCCTCGCAATTAGTTTTTGTAGCTTCAGTGCTGAACTTACCATTTCATTTCTGTATAAATACGTTCCTATATATATAGCAGTACCAACTATTCCCGCAATTAGCTTTTGTAGCTTCAGTGCTGAACTTACCATTTCATTTCTGTATAAATACGTTAGTCGTTCCTACAGCAATACCAACTATTCCCGCAATTAACTTTTGTAGCTTCAGTGCTGAACTTACCATTTCATTTCTGTATAAGTACGTTTCTACAGCAGTACCAACTATTCCCACATTTAGCTTTTGTAGTTTCAGTGCTGAACTTACCAATTCAATTCTGTATAAATACGTTCCTAAAGCAATACCAACTATTCCCGCAATTAGCTTTTGTAGCTTCAGTGCTGAACTTACCGTTTCATTTCTGTATAAATACGTCCCTACAGCAATACCAACTATTCCCGCAATTAGCTTTTGTAGCTTCAGTGCTGAACTTACCATTTCATTTCTGTATAAATACgttcctatatatatatagcagtACCAACTATTCCCGCAATTAGCTTTTGTAGCTTCAGTGCTGAACTTACCGTTTCATTTCTGTATAAATACGTTCCTACAGCAATACCAACTATTCCCACATTTAGCTTTTGTAGCTTCAGTGCTGAACTTACCGTTTCATTTCTGTATAAATACGTTCCTACAGCAATACCAACTATTCCCGCAATTAGCTTTTGTAGCTTCAGTGCTGAACTTACCATTTCATTTCTGTATAAATACGTTCCTACAGCAATACCAACTATTCCCGCAATTAGCTTTTGTAGCTTCAGTGCTGAACTTACCATTTCATTTCTGTATAAATACGTTCCTACAGCAATACCAACTATTCCCGCAATTAGCTTTTGTAGCTTCAGTGCTGAACTTACCATTTCATTTCTGTATAAATACGTTCCTACAGCAATACCAACTATTCCCACATTTAGCTTTTGTAGCTTCAGTGCTGAACTTACCGTTTCATTTCTGTATAAATACGTATATATAGCAGTACCAACTATTCCCGCAATTAGCTTTTGTAGCTTCAGTGCTGAACTTACCGTTTCATTTCTGTATAAATACGTTCCTACAGCAATACCAACTATTCCCACATTTAGCTTTTGTAGCTTCAGTGCTGAACTTACCGTTTCATTTCTGTATAAATACGTTCCTACAGCAATACCAACTATTCCCGCAATTAGCTTTTGTAGCTTCAGTGCTGAACTTACCATTTCATTTCTGTATAAATACGTTCCTACAGCAATACCAACTATTCCCGCAATTAGCTTTTGTAGCTTCAGTGCTGAACTTACCATTTCATTTCTGTATAAATACGTTCCTACAGCAATACCAACTATTCCCGCATTTAGCTTTTGTAGGTTCAGTACTGAACTTACCGTTTCATTTCTGTATAAATACGTTCCTACAGCAATACCAACTATTCCCGCAATTAGCTTTTGTAGCTTCAGTGCTGAACTTACCGTTTCATTTCTGTATAAATACGTTCCTACAGCATTACCAACTATTCCCACATTTAGCTTTTGTAGCTTCAGTGCTGAACTTACCGTTTCATTTCTATATAAATAAGTTCCTACAGCAATACCAACTATTCCCACATTTAGCTTTTGTAGCTTCAGTGCTGAACTTACCGTTTCATTTCTGTATAAATACGTTCCTACAGCAATACCAACTATTCCCGCGACAGCCAGTAGATTTAAAATCAAAAGTGAAATCATCAGTGCCTCGTTACGCTGATGTAAACATGGGGAATCGTCGATACACGTGTCACATCCGGCTGAGCACGCAACACAACGGAACATTCCTGCGTCTAACGAGTcatttgaaaaccttgtccagttCTCGATCTCCTCTCCTCTATAGGCTCGAATGTCAGAATTAAGTCTCGGGAAGAAGAACCCATCGTTACATACACAGCGATATGCACCAGGCATAAATCCCATACCTGTCACAGGAACACACTGtaataaataaacatgataattGTAAGTTATTTTTATCAAgcaatttcttgttttatttgtgttgggtttaatgtcaacTTTCCAGCATTTTATGATGGAGGAAgatccaaggtgcccctccgagaCATGGTTGAACACCTGAGTAAAACCACCGACTTCCCGCACTTCAGCTGAATGGCTACCTAACAAGTAATAATTCTACGCATCAAACGAGGTTTCGACTCCACAgcagtgagtggcaagtgattcaaaattagGGACCTTTACTACTTGGATTTGTTTAATAATCTGATCAGGATAAATACTCAAAATCTACTTTGCATCACTGCTGCCGTTGTGCAAAATCTGATATGCATGTGTGTGTGTCGTTATCTAAAATTTacgtatattttaaatcattctttttttaatgtGATTCAGACATGCATACTTTATCTTTCATTTGCGTCCGGGCTTTCAATtctttattaatgtttttttttccgtcAAAATATCGAAACATTACTAGGAGAATTGTTCTCCTTTCAGTTCATGTTTAACCGATATGGCTGTAAATATGTCAGTGCGATAAATGAGCGTCTGTAAGtcttcttctgaaaacaaatttctGTTGTAGAGAATGAAATGTTTACCGTGGTTGTAGGCTGACACTTGTGTGTTCCACGGAATACATCTAGACCGGATGTTGACTTTGAATCATCACTATCGCACTGATTAATGTCGATATTTGTCAGTTCTATATCTATTGTAGCTACACCTCTATAGAAGAAGGAAAATCTTGTATTTCCAATTTCGGGCCCTCTTGGGcatgaacattttgatatatacacAAAGTTTCAAAAGAGATATCACTAACACTATATAGGAGGAGGAAAATGATGTTTTATAAACTACTGGAAACATTGATCAGAAAATTGATCgaggattttttttcagaagttccattgtttaaataagatttttttttcatttaatctgaTATCTTACTCTACACACGGTGACAGTAATACAGACGTTTTGTCCGTGATAAACAGATATGGTTTTAAAAGGATGTTTACGTATTTTCCAAGACATGAAGAGGTAATTAACTTATGATTTTACTCTGTTTGCAAAAGTCTTTGTCACTCTGTGAATTAGCCTTAAACTTTGC carries:
- the LOC123545402 gene encoding collagen alpha-1(X) chain-like; this translates as MDALGKPLERSVAKNTAGKFKPVNYSSSNYVPVAETESINLSLQYEFKALKIAKIRTGHINTFWRNDLKPRKIIDENSNRKLTLTRKKVFTCDLANQKLQEKLTYQQAELQNVKEHIWSTDDFKHEVTNTTWWDPLKSKRQNILEAVAFTAYIDHDIQHIGIEQVIPYNQVVTNIGGSFNTNTHVFTSPVTGIYLFSYVVSQLGMTEIDIKLVLDGKNTVDAISDPVTAGHDQQAVNVAVLQVNKGQSVYVVNYYHTDVNIRSDELYRFSSFSGVLIQPL
- the LOC123530465 gene encoding probable G-protein coupled receptor 158; translated protein: MFQLSLMIYLFSSLNGISLEILTDDETIEQALHYVFQLQASNCGDLVIGDVLPLQFDVTAWDQYADPAIRTANLLSKVLERNNGSLDSLTDDFFFLMVRNNVHGDSLIFGSALAFEKGVYSKYELFAPFAYKSNNTVRSHDLSVNYYYLDPDREWYNSVKVKDKTNITMSTDGIQYREGDNLLPEVEEVYPVASLADGHWTNPYYNCGGGEIWMVTYSAPILKLKDGVAIFQGVATIDIELTNIDINQCDSDDSKSTSGLDVFRGTHKCQPTTTCVPVTGMGFMPGAYRCVCNDGFFFPRLNSDIRAYRGEEIENWTRFSNDSLDAGMFRCVACSAGCDTCIDDSPCLHQRNEALMISLLILNLLAVAGIVGIAVGTYLYRNETVMKSASPIFLELMCLGGVLICTQFFLHYPESSITTCSIRIWPRHLGFFVMYGSLVLKTWRISMIFTVGTHKRVRLPDKILLQRFCLLLLLVVAVLSAWNASQPPKIETLKTSEDLKFFICEFGPWQYALIGAEIVFLLYGVYLCFTVRKAPAHFNESKHITWAVYNAIILGNVMSFMSRLFISVIGPDYMLLFQFAQPQVYATFTLLIIFGPKAWAIMKKIEIEQSNPVLATQHNTIQSITGRIKKNQVAALPTVLKADVATQTD